From the Sebastes fasciatus isolate fSebFas1 chromosome 3, fSebFas1.pri, whole genome shotgun sequence genome, one window contains:
- the LOC141764395 gene encoding synaptogyrin-3-like, with protein sequence MLEDAAAPLLSDRLLCSSQRASGCTEPEEGMQPAGAYGAAKAGSFAFDPVAFITHPRTILRLMSWVFSVVVFSCIVNEGYINIGSERLLCVFNNNADACNYGVTVGVACFLGSIFFLILDIYFPSISSVKDRRRAVLLDLVFSGLASFLWFVGFCFLANQWQATSPDELPLAQGSDAARATIAFCFFSILTWAVLTLSALRRFLTGSNKNLFTWQHLDPPCGNARATPYPIANGATIVTTNPYQAPPFTETLDPQKLTQQRPVAPAF encoded by the exons ATGCTGGAAGACGCCGCCGCTCCGCTCCTCTCTGACcgtctcctctgctcctctcagcGGGCGTCAGGCTGCACAGAGCCGGAGGAAGGGATGCAGCCAGCGGGCGCGTACGGCGCCGCGAAGGCCGGCAGCTTCGCCTTCGATCCGGTCGCCTTCATCACGCATCCCCGGACCATCCTCAGACTGATGTCGTGG GTTTTCTCCGTGGTGGTGTTCAGCTGTATCGTGAACGAGGGCTACATCAACATCGGCAGCGAGCGTTTGCTCTGCGTCTTCAACAACAACGCTGATGCCTGTAACTACGGCGTTACCGTGGGCGTCGCCTGTTTCCTCGGCAGCATCTTTTTCCTGATCCTGGACATTTACTTCCCCTCCATCAGCAGCGTCAAGGACAGAAGACGGGCGGTCCTACTGGACCTCGTCTTCTCTG GTCTTGCCAGCTTCCTGTGGTTTGTTGGCTTCTGTTTTCTGGCCAATCAGTGGCAGGCTACCTCACCAGACGAGCTGCCGTTGGCCCAGGGCTCCGACGCTGCCAGAGCAACCATCgccttctgcttcttctccatcctgACCTGG GCTGTACTGACGCTGAGTGCACTGCGACGCTTCTTAACCGGCAGCAACAAAAACTTGTTCACATGGCAACACCTGGATCCTCCCTGTGGCAATGCTCGAGCCACACCGTACCCCATCGCCAACGGAGCTACCATAGTAACCACCAACCCCTATCAAGCGCCGCCCTTCACTGAAACCCTGGACCCCCAGAAACTCACACAGCAGAGACCCGTAGCTCCTGCCTTCTAG